In Ignavibacteriales bacterium, a single window of DNA contains:
- a CDS encoding DegT/DnrJ/EryC1/StrS family aminotransferase yields MQKSPIHYPVSQPLLAGKEKQYVNDAIDAGWISSSGEYIPRFEKAVSSFLQLDEGIAVCNGTVALHLACMGLDLKPGMEVIVPSLTYVASANAIAYCGAQPVFADSDLNSWNVTRESIENAWTPKTAGVILVHLYGLPAPTLEIADLCRSRNAWLIEDCAEAFGASIQGHNVGSIGDAATFSFYGNKIISTGEGGMVFMKDVQRRKGVKMLKGQGMDLNRRYWHPIIGYNYRMTNVCAAIGLGQVEMASYHLSERRRIAMRYLKNLKSFANEGLIRLPIEPTGYHNVYWLFSIVLGSGGTHIREEVQNMLLSKYGIETRPFFIPMHKLPMYAGDFKFPNAEFLGDHGINLPTYSGLTDESIDEICLSLEKTIREVFRK; encoded by the coding sequence ATGCAGAAATCACCAATTCATTATCCGGTCTCACAACCACTCTTAGCCGGGAAGGAAAAACAATATGTAAATGATGCTATCGATGCTGGTTGGATTTCCAGTTCGGGTGAGTACATTCCACGTTTCGAAAAAGCAGTTTCTTCCTTTTTGCAATTAGATGAAGGCATTGCTGTATGTAATGGTACAGTAGCGTTGCACTTAGCTTGTATGGGCTTGGATCTCAAACCGGGGATGGAAGTTATTGTTCCATCGCTTACATATGTCGCAAGCGCTAACGCCATAGCATATTGTGGCGCACAACCTGTCTTTGCAGATTCTGACCTTAACTCATGGAATGTAACTCGTGAATCTATTGAGAATGCTTGGACACCAAAAACCGCTGGAGTAATACTTGTTCACTTGTACGGATTACCCGCCCCTACACTTGAAATAGCAGATCTGTGTCGCTCTAGGAATGCATGGTTGATCGAAGATTGTGCGGAAGCTTTCGGTGCATCGATTCAAGGTCATAACGTGGGAAGTATAGGAGATGCCGCAACATTCAGCTTTTATGGAAACAAAATTATTTCTACCGGTGAAGGTGGAATGGTTTTTATGAAGGATGTTCAGCGCAGAAAAGGTGTAAAAATGTTGAAGGGACAGGGGATGGATTTGAATAGACGCTATTGGCATCCTATAATAGGATATAATTATCGCATGACTAATGTCTGCGCTGCGATTGGTCTTGGTCAGGTTGAAATGGCATCATATCATCTTTCTGAACGCCGAAGAATCGCGATGCGTTATTTAAAAAATCTGAAATCATTTGCTAACGAAGGGTTGATTCGCTTACCAATCGAACCAACTGGTTACCACAATGTGTATTGGTTATTCTCAATTGTACTCGGAAGCGGTGGTACTCACATCAGGGAAGAAGTGCAAAATATGTTGTTAAGTAAATATGGAATCGAAACTCGACCATTTTTTATCCCAATGCATAAGCTACCGATGTATGCAGGTGACTTTAAATTTCCAAATGCCGAATTCTTAGGTGATCATGGAATAAATCTTCCGACATATTCAGGACTTACTGATGAGTCTATTGATGAAATCTGCTTGTCGTTAGAAAAAACGATCAGAGAGGTTTTCAGGAAATGA